A genomic region of Hirundo rustica isolate bHirRus1 chromosome 12, bHirRus1.pri.v3, whole genome shotgun sequence contains the following coding sequences:
- the SLC6A8 gene encoding sodium- and chloride-dependent creatine transporter 1, which yields MDFIMSCVGFAVGLGNVWRFPYLCYKNGGGVFLIPYLLIVFVGGIPIFFLEVALGQFMKQGGIAAWNIAPLFKGLGLASMVIVFFCNSYYIMILVWGLFYLVHSLTDTLPWATCGHSWNTEQCTELFNLDLCHNDSTNATASTWTFNCTDMTNKRSPVIEFWENKVLRLSGGLSEPGEMNWQMILCLVITWVVVYFCIWKGVKSTGKIVYFTALFPYVVLILLLFHGATLPGALGGIIYYLKPDWSKLVEAQVWIDAGTQVFFSYAIGLGALTALGSYNRFHNNCYRDAYILAVINSCTSFFAGFVVFSVLGFMASEQGVDISMVAESGPGLAFIAYPKAVTLMPLSPLWATLFFTMLLVLGLDSQFVGVEGFITGILDLFPQPGAGSLRREITAALCCVICCLIDLSMVTQGGMYVFQLFDNYSASGITLLWQAFWECVVIAWVYGADRFMDDVARMIGYRPLPVMKWCWAVVTPLVCVGIFVFHVVNYKPLTYNKTYVYPWWGEAIGWVLALSSMLCIPCTVIYKLLRCKGSLRERWQLLTTPIWGQHHLEYLTPEAEAKLLAPEPPKEKATLFETVI from the exons ATGGATTTCATCATGTCCTGCGTGGGCTTCGCCGTGGGGCTGGGCAACGTCTGGCGCTTCCCCTACCTGTGCTACAAGAACGGCGGAG GCGTCTTCCTCATCCCCTACCTGCTCATCGTCTTCGTGGGCGGCATCCCCATCTTCTTCTTGGAGGTGGCCCTGGGACAGTTCATGAAGCAGGGGGGCATTGCTGCCTGGAACATCGCCCCCCTCTTCAAGG GTTTAGGCCTGGCCTCTATGGTGATCGTCTTCTTCTGCAACTCCTACTACATTATGATCTTAGTGTGGGGGCTCTTTTACCTGGTGCATTCACTGACGGacaccctgccctgggccacCTGTGGCCACTCCTGGAACACGGAGCAGTGCACGGAGCTCTTCAACCTGGACCTGTGCCACAATGACAGCACTAATGCCACTGCCAGCACTTGGACCTTCAACTGCACCGACATGACCAATAAGCGCTCACCTGTCATTGAGTTTTGGGA GAACAAGGTGCTGCGTCTCTCTGGGGGCCTCAGCGAGCCAGGGGAGATGAACTGGCAGATGATCCTCTGCTTGGTTATCACCTGGGTCGTTGTCTACTTCTGCATCTGGAAGGGTGTCAAGTCAACAGGGAAG ATTGTCTACTTCACGGCACTCTTCCCGTATGTTGTCCTCATCTTGCTGCTGTTCCACGGAGCAACACTGCCTGGCGCGCTGGGTGGCATCATCTACTACCTGAAACCTGACTGGTCCAAGCTGGTTGAGGCACAG GTCTGGATTGATGCTGGCACCCAGGTCTTCTTCTCCTATGCCATCGGGCTGGGCGCCCTGACCGCACTGGGCAGCTACAACCGCTTCCACAACAACTGCTACAG GGATGCCTACATCTTGGCTGTGATCAACAGCTGCACCAGCTTCTTTGCTGGCTTCGTTGTCTTCTCCGTGCTCGGCTTCATGGCCTCTGAGCAAGGCGTAGACATCTCCATGGTGGCCGAGTCTG GTCCCGGGCTGGCTTTCATCGCCTACCCCAAAGCTGTGACACTGATGCCCTTGTCCCCTCTGTGGGCCACGCTCTTTTTCACCATGCTCCTCGTGCTGGGGCTGGACAGCCAG TTTGTCGGTGTCGAGGGTTTCATCACGGGCATCCTGGACCTGTTCCCCCAGCCGGGGGCTGGCTCGCTGCGCCGTGAGATCACCGCTGCGCTCTGCTGCGTTATCTGCTGCCTCATTGACCTCTCCATGGTCACACAG GGCGGCATGTACGTATTCCAGCTCTTCGACAACTACTCGGCCAGCGGGATCACGCTGCTGTGGCAGGCTTTCTGGGAGTGCGTGGTCATTGCCTGGGTCTATG gtgcCGACCGCTTCATGGACGACGTGGCCCGTATGATCGGCTACCGGCCCCTGCCGGTCATGAAGTGGTGCTGGGCTGTAGTGACGCCGCTGGTCTGCGTG ggCATCTTTGTGTTCCACGTGGTGAACTACAAGCCGCTGACGTACAATAAGACATATGTGTACCCGTGGTGGGGGGAAGCCATCGGCTGGGTCCTGGCGCTCTCCTCCATGCTCTGCATCCCCTGCACTGTTATCTACAAGCTCCTGCGCTGCAAAGGCTCCTTGCGCGAG CGCTGGCAGCTCCTGACCACTCCAATCTGGGGCCAACACCATCTGGAGTACCTGACGCCAGAGGCAGAAGCCAAGCTGCTggccccagagccccccaagGAGAAGGCGACGCTCTTCGAGACTGTGATCTGA